Proteins from a genomic interval of Quercus robur chromosome 9, dhQueRobu3.1, whole genome shotgun sequence:
- the LOC126699221 gene encoding uncharacterized protein LOC126699221, which translates to MARNEEKAQSMLNRFITLKAEEKKKPKERRPFLASECRDLAEADKWRQQIMREIGRKVAEIQNEGLGEHRLRDLNDEINKLIREKSHWERRIVELGGPNYAKHAPKMTDLEGNIVDVPNPSGRGPGYRYFGAAKKLPGVRELFEKPPELRKRRTRYDIYKRIDASYYGYRDDEDGVLERVEGPAEEKMRAEALEEWRRVEEVRREAKKAVKSGEVVSVVKEVLFEGMEEEVEEEEKRKREKLEKEEMEREGMREFVAHVPLPDDKEIERMVLEKKKIELLSKYVSDGLLEEQTEAKAMLNIQR; encoded by the coding sequence ATGGCTCGCAATGAGGAGAAAGCACAGTCAATGCTAAACAGATTCATTACGCTCAAAgctgaagagaaaaagaaaccaaaagagCGTCGTCCCTTCCTTGCCTCTGAATGTCGTGACCTTGCCGAGGCCGATAAGTGGCGCCAGCAAATTATGCGTGAGATTGGCCGCAAAGTTGCTGAAATCCAAAATGAAGGGCTTGGAGAGCACCGCCTCCGTGACCTCAATGACGAGATCAATAAACTCATCCGGGAAAAATCCCATTGGGAACGGCGCATTGTTGAGCTCGGTGGGCCCAATTATGCCAAACATGCCCCTAAAATGACGGACCTAGAAGGAAACATAGTGGATGTTCCCAACCCTAGTGGGCGTGGGCCAGGATACCGATACTTTGGTGCTGCAAAGAAGTTGCCAGgagtgagagagctgtttgagAAGCCTCCGGAATTACGAAAAAGGAGGACTCGATACgatatatataagaggattgATGCAAGTTATTATGGGTATAGGGATGATGAGGATGGGGTGCTGGAGAGGGTGGAGGGGCCTGCAGAGGAGAAGATGAGGGCAGAGGCACTGGAGGAGTGGAGGAGAGTGGAAGAGGTGAGGAGGGAGGCAAAGAAGGCAGTAAAGAGTGGGGAGGTGGTGAGTGTGGTGAAGGAGGTGTTGtttgaggggatggaggaggaagtggaggaggaggagaagaggAAAAGGGAGAAGCTGGAGAAGGAGGAGATGGAAAGGGAGGGGATGAGGGAGTTTGTGGCTCATGTGCCATTGCCGGATGACAAGGAAATAGAGAGGATGGtgttggagaaaaagaagattgaGCTGTTGAGTAAGTATGTGAGTGATGGTTTGTTGGAGGAGCAGACTGAGGCTAAGGCAATGCTTAATATTCAGCGGTAG
- the LOC126699222 gene encoding 60S ribosomal protein L13a-2-like, with translation MVSGSGICSKRVVVDARHHMLGRLASIIAKEVLNGQKVVVVRCEELCISGGLVRQKMKYMRFLRKRMNTKPSHGPIHFRAPAKILWRTVRGMIPHKTKRGAAALSRFKAYEGIPPPYDKTKRMVIPDALKVLRLQKGHKYCLLGRLSSEVGWNHYDTIRELEEKRKERAQVTYERKKQLTKLRVKAERAAEEKLGPQSDILAMVKY, from the exons atggTGTCAGGGTCGGGGATATGCTCAAAGAGAGTGGTTGTGGACGCTAGGCACCACATGCTTGGTCGACTTGCATCGATCATAGCAAAAGAAGTGTTAAACGGCCAAAAAGTGGTAGTAGTTCGTTGCGAGGAGCTATGCATATCGGGAGGACTCGTGCGGCAGAAGATGAAGTACATGAGGTTCCTCCGAAAGCGTATGAACACAAAGCCATCTCACGGTCCCATCCACTTCCGGGCACCTGCAAAGATATTGTGGCGCACAGTCCGGGGCATGATCCCTCATAAGACCAAGCGCGGTGCCGCTGCTCTCTCTCGCTTTAAGGCTTACGAGGGCATTCCTCCTCCTTATGATAAGACCAAGAGGATGGTTATTCCAGACGCTTTAAA GGTGCTGAGGCTTCAGAAGGGACACAAGTACTGCTTGTTAGGTCGCCTTTCTTCCGAGGTTGGATGGAACCACTACGACACTATCAGg gagctggaggagaagaGAAAGGAGAGAGCTCAGGTAACATATGAGAGGAAGAAGCAGCTGACCAAACTTAGGGTGAAGGCTGAGAGGGCTGCAGAGGAGAAACTTGGTCCCCAATCTGACATCCTTGCCATGGTTAAGTACTGA